The Halobacteriovoraceae bacterium genomic interval AAATACTAATAAGTCAGCTTTTTGGGCAATAAATAATACATCTTCATTTTGAGTTTTATCTTTACCCATAGAACAATAATAGCCAACAGTGAAGTTTTCAAAATCAAATTTTCCAAACTGTGCTTCTCTATTATTTTTAATGATTAAGGGTAATTCTTTAATTAATGGCATCAGACCAATCCATTGTTTCTAAATGAAACTTTAAGTCGCTAATCGTTCTAAAACGATGTAGGATCAAACTTCGTTTTAACCCACATATTATATATTTTAGGGATGGAGGTAGTTTTTGATATTGCTTTTGTCCACCTAGAATATCATAAAAAATGCGTATGATTTTAATGATGTCTTCATCGCGATTATCTTTTTTTGAATCACCCCAGTGATGGAGATCGATAATTTTCAGATCAAATTCAAGGCCAAACTTTTGGATGATGATATTATCAGTATGTAAATCACCATGGTACTCTCCATGGAGATGAATACTCTCAACTCCACATACAATTGAGTAAAGTAGGTGAATGGCCGGGAATACACCAAGGCGTTTTCCTTTTTGTTTTGCTACAAAATTTCCAAGAATTTCTCCCTCAATAAATTCTGAAACTAAACAGGCGACGCGATGGCCACGAATTTTTACAATTTCATGAGAGAGATAATCCATCACAATAGGACTGCCTCTTAATTTATCCAACTTTTTTGCATAACGTATACTAACTTTAAATCCAGGATTTCGATGAGGGTAAAAAAGTTTAACAGCTCTTTCTTTATTAGTATGAGTTTCGACTACTTTATAAACTTCCCCCTCGTAACCTTCCCCAAGCTTTTGGGTGATTACGTAGCGCGGTGTGATGGCCCTACCGTTTAATAAGCAAAATTCTGTGAGTTTTTGCAAAATTTCCTCCATAAGCTCATTCTAAGACTATTTTAATAAGAT includes:
- a CDS encoding protein kinase, which produces MEEILQKLTEFCLLNGRAITPRYVITQKLGEGYEGEVYKVVETHTNKERAVKLFYPHRNPGFKVSIRYAKKLDKLRGSPIVMDYLSHEIVKIRGHRVACLVSEFIEGEILGNFVAKQKGKRLGVFPAIHLLYSIVCGVESIHLHGEYHGDLHTDNIIIQKFGLEFDLKIIDLHHWGDSKKDNRDEDIIKIIRIFYDILGGQKQYQKLPPSLKYIICGLKRSLILHRFRTISDLKFHLETMDWSDAIN